TGATGAGGCTCTTTTCACTGCCGGTATTGAGAGTTTTTGGGCTGATGAGGATTACCGTGTTAAAGGCTATATCGAATATAGTGATACAACTACAGATTGCTTAGCAGAGTCAGTCAGTTTTCAATGTAACTTCCAGCAAACTGACGCAGGTTCAGACTACAAAGAATACGGCCTATGGCTCGGTGCAACAAGTGGTCCGCAAGCAAAAAGCATCACTTTTGCAGCTGACTACTTTCAAATTGAAGGCTCTGGTGGGTACGCAAAATTGAAATTGACTGAGTTTGAATCTCTTAATATGGACCGAACCTTACTTGAAGTGGGTATCCAGACAGAACTATGGACTGGCCTGTTTAAATCTAGTTTTACGATTTGGCAAGACCAAACTGACCAACAAGACGACACGCACCAAGCGCTGGGTGTAAGTTGGGAATATCAATACTAATTACTAAATCCAAACGCTGCTATGGCATCGCAGTTATAGCAGCCTGTAAATTAAACGACTGCCTTCGAACTTAGGAATTTTCGAGACAGTAATTGCAAGCCAATAAAGTCACGGTTCAGGATCACAACACTGACCATCACCAAATCAACGATGTTCACAGTTGAAGAATAAAAATACCATAATGCCCACGGTTCATATGTCCCCAATAAATGTGAATCAACAAACATCGCAAAAAATAGTAGTGCATTTATCGTTAGACCTATGCAGCAATAGACATAGCATGGATGATTCTTTGCATCTCTGAAGAAGAGGTATTTAGCGAGTATTATCGCCCCAAGGGTGACAACGTCATAAAGAAAATAAACCGCAAAATCGATGGATTCAAAGTTCGCAGGTGTAGTTAAATCACTGAGACTATAGGAGGCAGCGAGAATCGATGCGCAAGCTAAAGCTTGCACATTCTTATTGACGGCCAGTATGTAAAAAGTTACATGCAGCAAACTGGCCATAAAGAACCCCCAAATCACAAGGGCCCCAATGCTTAATCCGAAATAGTCAAATGCCATTATCTACGTTGGGTATATGAAAGGCGCCTTTTAGGGTAATTACCACTAGCGCGACCACCTGAAACCGCTTTCAAATTCTCTAAAGATGTAATTACATTAACAGAAGTTGTCTTTGTTTTTCCAGCATTTTTAGATGAATCTAAGTTTTCGATATTTAAGTTAAACATTGCTTTCCCTCTTTATGAATTTATTCATTTTAGCTGACACAACAATACCTGAAAGCTAAAACTCTAGAAGTCATATTTAAGCAACAAGCAGGCCAAATTAAAACAAAAATAAAACAAAATATTTACCAACGCATCAAACGAACAATAATTAACCTATTGATTTATATGTAAACAAATATAAAAATCCCAATTAAAACAAAAATGAATAATTTAATTGTATATAAATTAATAAAAAAGTTAACATCTCCACAAGTCCCTTCGGCCACCAAAAAAAGTAAAAATACAAAATAAAAACCTATTAAAATCATACGAGTGATAAAATTTAAAATAGATCTACCAGATTATATTCAGCCTACTTATTTGATTTTCACTGAAAATAATAGGGACAAAAATAGATTAAATGACACAATAAAGATAATAAGGTGTAAATTCAAGCGAAACCCTATAAGAATTTCGCTCAATGAAATGAGGAGGGTGTTTATTCTTTTATCGACTGCTTAAAAGCGAGGATAGCTTCACGCACTTGCGGCAAAGATGTGCCGCCCAACGCTTGCCTTGCGGCAATACAAGCGGCAATTTCTAGCCGCGGATAAACATCACTGTCAATTTTTGGGCACACCAATTGAAACTCTTCTAGCGCAAGCTCTTCTAAATTTTTGCCCTGTTCGATGGCTATCTGAACCAGCTGCCCAACAATATGATGCCCCTCTCTAAAAGGCACTCCTTTGGCTACCAAATAATCTGCAAGTTCAGTCGCATTGGCATGTCCACCTTGAGCAGCTTTTAAAGTAGCCTCAGCATTGACTTTTACTCCTTTTATACAAGACTCCGCCATATGTATACATGCGATCCATGTTGGCAATGCATCAAACAGCCCCTCCTTATCTTCTTGCATATCTTTATTGTAGGCCAAAGGCAGTGCTTTAAGCGTCATCATCATGGCACTAAATGCGCCAAATACACGTCCTGTTTTGCCTCGAATTAACTCCAGTGCATCTGGATTTTTCTTTTGAGGCATTAAAGATGAGCCAGAGGTCACGTTATCTGCTAGTTCAATAAAGCCTGACTCACCACTATTATAGAAAATCATATCTTCTGCGAGTCGTGATAAATGCATCATTGAAATAGACGCACAGCTTAAAAGCTCCACCACAAAGTCCCTATCTGAAACCGCATCTAAACTATTACGCGTAGCGCATTTAAATCCCAGTTGTGTCGCCAAATGATCTCTATCAATGGGATAAGCTGTCCCAGCCAATGCCCCCGATCCGAGTGGACATTCGTTAAGACGTTCAATGGCGTCATTCAAGCGCGATATATCTCTGGTTAACATCTCTACATAGGCCATGCACCAATGGCTAAACAGCACAGGTTGCGCACGCTGCAAATGTGTATAACCAGGTAAAATAGTCTCTAACTCTCGCTCAGCCAATTGCACAAGCGCACATTGCAGTGACTTAATTGCCGTGACAATTAGCTCAGCTGTTTGACGTGACCACAAACGAAAGTCAGTAGCAACCTGATCGTTGCGACTACGGCCCGTATGTAGTTTTTTACCTAAATCTCCCACTTTTTCTATCAGCTTTGCTTCTACATAAGAGTGGATATCTTCATAGCCACTGCTTGCTATCGACGCCCTATCTCGCACTGACTCCTCTAGCAGTGAGTTTAGAGCAGCGACAAGCTGCCCACCCTCTTCTGTTGTCAACACTCCGACTTGCTCAAGTGCACCAGCCCATGCAATCGAACCGACAATATCTTGCTCAACCAACTGATAATCAAAAGGTAATGAATCATTAAATTGCTTAAATGCTTGATCTGGACCTGAAGAAAATCGCCCGCCCCATAGTGCCATAACGTATAACTCCTTTATCAATTAGGACTGTTTTTGCTTATTCAAAGCCGCAATTCGGCTTGAAAGCGAGAACAAACGAATAAACCCTTCTGCGTGAGATTGGTCATACACATCATCTTCACCAAATGTAGCAAAGTCTTCACTATATAGGCTATTCACGGATTGCTTTTGAACGGCAACGACTTGTCCTTTATATAGCTTTAGCACCACTTCGCCCGTTGCACCGTCAGCTAATGCCTGTGCAGCAGCCAAAATAGAGTCTTTCAGTGGTGTAAACCAGCGACCATCGTAGACGAGGTGAGAAAACTCACTCGCATACGTTTCTTTCCACTTACGACTTGATTTATCTAGCACCAGTTCATCAATTGCTTGGAGCGCCGCCATAATCACAGTACCACCTGGTGTTTCATAGCAGCCACGAGATTTCATTCCGACAAGGCGATTCTCCACAATATCAACACGGCCAACACCATGTTTAGCAGCAATATCATTGAGCGTCACTAAACATTGATATGGGCTATAACGTTCACCATTAACAGCAACGACTTTACCTTGCTCAACCATCACAGAAACAAACTCTGGTTTATCGGGCGCTTGTTCAGGTGATGAGGTCCAAGTCCAGACTTGATCGCTCGGCTGATTCCATGGGTTTTCAAGTTCTCCGCCTTCGTGAGAAATATGCCAAATATTGGCATCGCGGCTATATATTTTTGTTGCTGATGCAGCACAAGGAATAGCTCTTTTTGCCAGGTAATCAAGTAGTGACTCACGACTAGATAA
This genomic window from Pseudoalteromonas luteoviolacea contains:
- a CDS encoding argininosuccinate synthase, whose amino-acid sequence is MSEVKKVVLAYSGGLDTSAIVPWLKENYGCEVVAFVADVGQGEEELAGVEEKAIASGASECYVVDLKEELVSEYIYPTLQTGAIYEGTYLLGTSMARPIIAKAQVEVARKVGADALSHGCTGKGNDQVRFESCFSALAPDLKVIAPWREWTLSSRESLLDYLAKRAIPCAASATKIYSRDANIWHISHEGGELENPWNQPSDQVWTWTSSPEQAPDKPEFVSVMVEQGKVVAVNGERYSPYQCLVTLNDIAAKHGVGRVDIVENRLVGMKSRGCYETPGGTVIMAALQAIDELVLDKSSRKWKETYASEFSHLVYDGRWFTPLKDSILAAAQALADGATGEVVLKLYKGQVVAVQKQSVNSLYSEDFATFGEDDVYDQSHAEGFIRLFSLSSRIAALNKQKQS